A section of the Metabacillus endolithicus genome encodes:
- a CDS encoding YwbE family protein, protein MSGTIREHIKPGIKVNVVQKQDQRTGKLTEGVVAKILTNSPSHPHGIKVMLEGGIVGRVKEIIN, encoded by the coding sequence ATGTCAGGAACTATAAGAGAACATATAAAACCGGGAATAAAGGTGAATGTCGTACAAAAGCAAGATCAGCGTACAGGAAAATTAACTGAAGGAGTTGTTGCGAAAATTCTAACAAACTCCCCATCTCATCCGCATGGTATTAAAGTAATGCTTGAAGGTGGCATTGTGGGAAGAGTAAAAGAAATTATTAATTAA
- a CDS encoding glutathionylspermidine synthase family protein, whose protein sequence is MKGLYDDEGNRIDVLYRQTYPLEHLIEDVSEESGDPIGEQLLQLVCSNKLIMLNPISAFLLQSKAVQAAIWGMKELDSPYFTETEKQWISQYFLPTYLEEDIFIENGMKYVKKPSFGREGDTVSVFQGTEKLFEDKHKTYEKSLPVYQKYVDLPSQQIKTVNGILEGKVLIGSFLINGKASGIGLRAGKQITDNNAYFLPLGIKKGRE, encoded by the coding sequence GTGAAGGGCCTATATGATGACGAAGGAAACAGAATCGATGTATTGTATCGTCAAACCTACCCGTTGGAGCATTTAATTGAAGATGTGAGTGAAGAGTCAGGAGATCCGATTGGGGAGCAATTACTTCAACTTGTTTGTTCCAATAAGTTGATTATGTTAAATCCGATTTCCGCGTTTCTCCTTCAATCAAAAGCAGTTCAGGCAGCTATTTGGGGGATGAAGGAGCTTGATTCTCCTTATTTTACCGAAACAGAAAAACAATGGATTTCTCAATATTTTTTACCAACATACCTTGAAGAAGATATTTTTATTGAAAATGGGATGAAATATGTAAAAAAACCTAGTTTTGGTAGAGAAGGAGATACAGTTTCTGTCTTTCAAGGCACTGAAAAACTATTTGAGGACAAACATAAAACGTATGAGAAATCTCTGCCAGTTTATCAAAAATATGTGGATCTTCCCTCTCAACAGATCAAAACGGTGAATGGGATTCTTGAAGGAAAAGTATTAATTGGAAGTTTCCTTATTAATGGAAAAGCGAGTGGAATAGGACTAAGAGCAGGCAAGCAAATTACAGACAATAATGCCTACTTTTTACCTTTAGGAATAAAAAAAGGAAGGGAATGA
- a CDS encoding HAD family hydrolase produces MDFKPKAIFLDMDGTILNHQNFVSVNTKEIIDTIRQKGIYVFIATGRAVDEIERVVPEGFEVDGVVTSNGMSGYLGEESLFEHSLERKLVKKIIEKAREHKIYYELFPYGSSRVTLKQDQEYVEAEISGDKPESVGINEWLSRQQAIKEEIEWAEKIEGEKFSKFYFFAKSKEQINKWKDELDEIKKEIDFTTSISSHHNVEVMVANVNKATGIQQMLEKFGVSVDETLAIGDSDNDIPMLKLVKYPVAMKNASDHIKELAVDVTEYTCDEDGVYHYLKSKFE; encoded by the coding sequence ATGGACTTCAAGCCAAAAGCAATTTTCTTAGATATGGATGGTACCATTTTAAACCATCAAAACTTTGTGAGTGTTAACACAAAGGAAATCATTGATACTATAAGACAAAAGGGAATTTATGTATTCATTGCAACAGGGAGAGCTGTTGATGAAATCGAAAGAGTAGTACCCGAAGGATTTGAAGTAGACGGAGTTGTTACATCTAATGGAATGTCAGGGTATTTAGGTGAAGAATCTCTTTTTGAACATTCACTTGAGCGTAAGTTAGTTAAGAAAATTATAGAAAAAGCAAGAGAACATAAAATATATTATGAGCTTTTTCCGTATGGATCTTCGCGTGTAACATTAAAACAAGATCAGGAGTATGTAGAAGCCGAGATTAGTGGTGATAAACCTGAAAGTGTCGGAATAAATGAGTGGCTTTCAAGGCAACAAGCGATCAAAGAAGAAATTGAATGGGCAGAAAAGATAGAAGGAGAAAAATTCTCTAAATTTTATTTTTTTGCTAAATCAAAAGAGCAAATTAATAAGTGGAAAGATGAGCTTGATGAAATAAAAAAAGAGATAGACTTTACTACCTCCATTTCATCTCACCATAATGTTGAGGTAATGGTGGCGAATGTAAACAAAGCCACAGGCATTCAACAAATGTTAGAGAAATTTGGTGTGTCTGTTGATGAAACTCTTGCAATCGGTGATAGTGACAATGACATACCAATGTTAAAGTTAGTAAAATATCCAGTGGCAATGAAAAATGCATCAGATCACATTAAAGAGCTAGCTGTTGATGTAACTGAGTACACTTGTGATGAAGATGGGGTATATCACTATCTAAAATCTAAATTTGAATGA
- a CDS encoding DUF2935 domain-containing protein — MNDNLIPVWDEHLFWLEVLQDHAYFVRDHLSVSEAEYVRTSQQYIYLFGELITLLNSIPRKGLYYDEVMISFAKRAWPVVKGYFEFEGNLQSLRIDNKVNLNLSPTYLNGTLAENQEYLRILTFLVQGKEPVPLPLADLMDLWLEDQLGHVLLFEDLLDPIELIATKQAEAYINRYQAFIIQNRHLKGYLRFKEPNFARQREFANDVGQTTIEMSKFIYSMVIKYKENKLLNKTTLRFLEHHFPETCYFIKKLSYYSPGLSDEASKCSLKRPSYS; from the coding sequence ATGAATGATAATTTGATACCCGTGTGGGATGAACATTTGTTTTGGTTAGAGGTTCTGCAAGATCATGCCTATTTTGTTAGAGATCATCTGTCCGTGAGTGAAGCTGAATATGTTCGTACATCTCAGCAGTATATTTATCTTTTTGGGGAACTTATTACCTTATTAAATTCAATTCCACGAAAAGGTCTTTATTATGATGAAGTAATGATTTCTTTTGCCAAAAGAGCGTGGCCGGTGGTAAAAGGTTATTTTGAGTTTGAGGGGAACCTGCAATCACTTAGAATTGATAATAAAGTAAATTTAAATTTATCTCCAACTTATTTAAATGGTACACTTGCTGAAAATCAGGAATATTTACGTATTTTGACTTTCCTAGTACAAGGAAAAGAACCTGTACCTCTTCCATTAGCAGATTTAATGGATTTGTGGTTGGAAGATCAACTAGGACATGTACTTCTATTTGAAGATTTATTAGATCCGATAGAATTAATTGCAACTAAGCAGGCGGAAGCTTATATAAATAGGTATCAAGCATTTATTATTCAAAATCGGCATTTGAAAGGCTATTTACGATTTAAGGAACCGAATTTTGCACGGCAAAGAGAATTTGCCAATGATGTAGGGCAAACGACGATTGAGATGAGTAAGTTTATTTATAGTATGGTGATTAAATATAAGGAAAACAAACTTTTGAATAAAACAACACTTCGTTTTCTAGAACATCATTTTCCTGAAACCTGTTATTTTATTAAAAAGTTAAGTTATTATTCACCAGGATTAAGTGACGAGGCTAGTAAATGCTCTCTTAAGAGACCATCTTATTCATAA
- the guaC gene encoding GMP reductase, whose protein sequence is MENVFDYEDIQLIPAKCVVNSRSECDTTVSLGGHKFKLPVVPANMQTIIDEKIATYLAENGYFYVMHRFEPEKRQDFIKDMQSRALIASISVGVKDEEYNFVQQLAEEKLVPEFITIDIAHGHSNAVIKMIKHIKEYLPQSFVIAGNVGTPEAVRELENAGADATKVGIGPGKVCITKIKTGFGTGGWQLAALRWCAKAASKPIIADGGIRTHGDIAKSVRFGATMVMIGSLFAGHEESPGQTIEKDGKLFKEYFGSASEFQKGEKKNVEGKKMYVEHKGALQDTLTEMEQDLQSSISYAGGTSLDAIRHVDYVVVKNSIFNGDKVY, encoded by the coding sequence ATGGAAAACGTATTTGACTATGAAGATATACAACTAATTCCTGCAAAATGTGTGGTTAATAGCCGTTCTGAGTGTGATACGACTGTATCATTAGGCGGACATAAATTTAAATTACCTGTTGTTCCAGCAAATATGCAAACAATTATCGATGAGAAAATTGCCACTTATTTAGCTGAAAATGGATATTTTTATGTAATGCATCGTTTCGAGCCAGAGAAACGTCAAGATTTTATTAAAGATATGCAATCGCGTGCATTAATTGCATCAATTAGTGTTGGAGTGAAAGATGAAGAGTATAATTTCGTTCAACAATTAGCTGAGGAAAAGCTTGTACCAGAATTTATTACAATTGATATCGCCCACGGTCATTCTAACGCGGTAATCAAGATGATCAAACATATTAAAGAATATTTACCACAAAGCTTTGTCATTGCTGGCAATGTTGGTACTCCTGAAGCAGTAAGAGAACTAGAAAATGCAGGTGCTGACGCAACTAAAGTTGGGATTGGGCCTGGAAAAGTTTGTATTACAAAAATCAAAACGGGATTCGGAACTGGTGGCTGGCAATTAGCAGCACTTCGCTGGTGTGCAAAAGCAGCAAGTAAACCAATTATTGCTGACGGTGGTATTCGTACACATGGTGATATCGCAAAATCTGTTAGATTCGGTGCTACAATGGTGATGATTGGTTCTCTATTTGCTGGTCATGAAGAATCACCAGGTCAAACAATCGAAAAAGACGGAAAGCTTTTCAAAGAGTATTTTGGTTCAGCATCTGAATTTCAAAAAGGTGAAAAGAAAAATGTTGAAGGTAAAAAAATGTATGTAGAACACAAAGGTGCACTACAGGATACATTAACTGAAATGGAGCAAGACCTGCAATCTTCTATCTCATATGCTGGCGGCACTAGTTTAGACGCTATTCGTCACGTGGATTATGTTGTTGTGAAGAACTCAATTTTTAATGGTGATAAAGTTTATTAA
- a CDS encoding DUF350 domain-containing protein: MTFLDLFLSTVSYIGLAIVLLIIGIILFEVTTKNKEFELIKNGNKAAVYAFGGRILGLAIVLYSSISNSVNIFDMVIWGSVAIVMQIIIFYLAELLTPKFNITKAIDDDNQAVGLFLLFLSISIGLIIAASLTY; the protein is encoded by the coding sequence ATGACATTTTTAGATTTATTTTTATCAACGGTTTCTTATATTGGATTAGCTATTGTTTTGTTGATCATTGGGATTATTTTGTTTGAAGTAACAACAAAGAACAAAGAATTTGAACTAATTAAAAACGGGAATAAAGCAGCTGTTTATGCATTTGGTGGTAGAATTTTAGGGCTTGCAATTGTTCTTTATTCATCAATCTCTAATTCTGTTAATATCTTTGATATGGTGATTTGGGGAAGCGTTGCGATTGTTATGCAGATTATTATTTTCTATTTAGCAGAGCTTTTAACACCAAAGTTTAATATTACAAAAGCAATCGATGATGATAACCAAGCGGTTGGATTATTTTTATTATTTTTGTCGATATCAATCGGACTTATCATTGCTGCATCGTTAACATATTAA
- the proB gene encoding glutamate 5-kinase has product MDKKRIVVKIGSSSLTNSKGQIDHEKFTDHVQAVAALREEGHEVLLVSSGAVAAGFARLGYPTRPSTLKGKQAAAAVGQSLLVQSYIEQFSQFNIVPAQILLTRKDFSKQERYKNAYATLTELLERGILPIINENDTVSVEELTFGDNDMLSALVSGLVHADQLIILTDINGLYDSNPTKNPDAKRIDFLSEVTDEMLSAAGGSGSKVGTGGMKSKLMAAKTAISLGVQVFIGLGKGKDKLVNIINGQGNGTYIGKDGLQSINNSRQWIAFHSEISGTIYVDKGAEDALLYKGKSLLPAGIYDIKGSFQKNEVVEVVGPNGLLGKGEVLFSSGELKAAMGKRSEELSKDVLSSIVVIHRNKWVKA; this is encoded by the coding sequence ATGGATAAAAAGCGAATTGTTGTCAAAATCGGAAGCAGCTCTTTGACAAACTCAAAGGGGCAAATTGATCATGAAAAGTTTACTGATCATGTTCAAGCTGTCGCAGCATTACGTGAGGAAGGGCATGAGGTATTATTAGTTTCATCAGGTGCTGTTGCAGCAGGCTTTGCTCGTTTAGGTTATCCAACTCGTCCGTCCACGTTAAAGGGAAAACAAGCTGCTGCAGCTGTAGGCCAAAGCTTGCTTGTTCAATCTTATATTGAACAATTTAGTCAATTTAACATTGTTCCAGCCCAAATTCTCCTTACACGTAAAGATTTTTCAAAACAAGAGCGTTATAAAAATGCCTATGCCACCTTAACTGAGTTGTTAGAACGGGGTATATTACCGATTATTAATGAAAATGATACGGTTTCAGTTGAGGAGCTTACCTTTGGTGACAATGATATGCTTTCCGCCCTTGTTAGCGGTTTAGTCCATGCAGATCAGCTCATTATCTTAACTGATATTAACGGACTGTATGATTCAAATCCTACTAAAAACCCTGATGCCAAAAGAATTGATTTTCTATCAGAAGTAACCGATGAGATGCTTAGTGCGGCAGGTGGCTCAGGTTCTAAGGTGGGCACAGGTGGAATGAAATCAAAACTAATGGCAGCCAAAACAGCGATATCACTCGGTGTTCAAGTATTTATTGGGTTAGGTAAAGGGAAAGACAAGCTTGTAAACATTATCAATGGACAAGGAAATGGTACTTACATTGGTAAGGATGGATTGCAATCGATCAATAACAGTCGTCAATGGATCGCCTTTCATTCTGAAATATCCGGAACTATTTATGTTGATAAAGGTGCTGAAGATGCCTTGCTTTATAAAGGGAAAAGTCTTCTCCCAGCAGGTATTTACGATATAAAAGGGTCATTTCAAAAAAATGAAGTTGTAGAAGTAGTCGGCCCAAATGGCTTACTTGGTAAAGGAGAGGTTCTTTTTTCATCAGGTGAGTTAAAAGCAGCAATGGGAAAAAGAAGTGAAGAACTAAGTAAAGATGTTCTGTCTTCAATAGTGGTCATTCACAGAAACAAATGGGTAAAAGCATAG
- a CDS encoding 3-hydroxyacyl-CoA dehydrogenase, protein MDFKHITVAGAGVLGSQIAYQTAYKGFQVLVYDINDEATQQAKERILKLTKRYQEDLGASEEEVNAAFDHISFSSNLSTAVSNADLVIEAIPEVVQIKNDFYKELGKVAPEKTIFATNSSTLLPSMFAEATGRPEKFLALHFANEIWINNTAEIMKHPGTDMNVFQQVIEFAEAIEMVALPLHKEQPGYILNSLLVPLLEAAQMLLVNEVADPETIDKTWMVATGSPKGPFAILDVVGIKTAYNIAQGKAEATGSEQYAKLAKHLKKEYIDKGKLGVETGEGFFKYQN, encoded by the coding sequence ATGGACTTCAAACATATTACAGTTGCTGGTGCTGGGGTTTTAGGAAGTCAAATTGCCTATCAAACAGCATATAAGGGTTTTCAGGTATTGGTTTATGACATTAATGATGAAGCGACTCAACAAGCCAAAGAAAGAATACTAAAATTAACAAAACGTTATCAAGAAGATTTAGGAGCATCTGAGGAAGAAGTAAATGCTGCTTTTGACCATATTTCGTTTAGCTCTAATCTATCAACAGCTGTGTCAAATGCGGATTTAGTTATTGAAGCCATACCTGAAGTAGTACAAATTAAAAATGACTTTTACAAAGAATTAGGAAAAGTGGCTCCAGAAAAAACAATTTTTGCAACAAATTCATCCACACTTTTGCCAAGTATGTTTGCAGAAGCAACAGGACGACCAGAAAAATTCTTGGCTTTACATTTTGCTAATGAGATTTGGATTAACAACACGGCAGAAATTATGAAACATCCAGGTACAGATATGAATGTATTTCAACAAGTGATTGAATTTGCAGAAGCGATTGAAATGGTTGCTTTACCTCTACATAAAGAACAACCTGGTTATATACTGAATTCGTTACTAGTCCCATTATTGGAGGCTGCCCAGATGCTATTAGTAAATGAAGTGGCAGATCCTGAAACAATTGATAAAACATGGATGGTTGCAACTGGTTCACCAAAAGGACCATTCGCTATTTTAGATGTTGTTGGAATCAAAACTGCATATAATATTGCACAAGGAAAAGCTGAGGCTACAGGCAGTGAGCAGTATGCTAAGCTCGCCAAACACTTAAAAAAAGAATATATTGATAAAGGAAAACTTGGTGTTGAGACGGGAGAAGGATTCTTTAAGTATCAGAATTAA
- a CDS encoding TetR/AcrR family transcriptional regulator — protein sequence MPRMGLDLQTILQAAAEIADEQGIEAVTLATLAKKLNVRSPSLYNHIEGLTGLRKKLAIHGMELLYNRLAEAAIGRSQDDAVHCVADAYIAFARKHPGLYELTLSASDPDDQNIQLAGKRIVDLTVQVLNGYGLENDEVIHAVRGIRSILHGFSSLEQKGGFGLPLDLDDSLHLLIDSFLAGIHKMKNGG from the coding sequence ATGCCTAGAATGGGACTTGACTTACAAACAATTTTACAAGCTGCAGCAGAAATAGCAGATGAACAAGGAATAGAGGCCGTTACGTTAGCAACTTTGGCTAAAAAACTTAATGTTCGTTCTCCTTCTTTATATAATCATATCGAAGGGTTAACAGGACTTCGAAAAAAATTAGCTATTCATGGTATGGAGTTACTCTATAACAGGCTAGCCGAAGCTGCAATTGGTCGGTCACAGGATGATGCGGTTCATTGTGTTGCCGATGCATATATTGCATTCGCACGTAAACACCCAGGACTTTATGAATTAACATTAAGTGCATCAGATCCAGATGACCAAAACATTCAACTGGCAGGGAAAAGAATTGTTGACTTAACTGTTCAAGTATTAAATGGGTATGGACTTGAAAATGATGAAGTCATTCATGCTGTACGTGGTATCCGAAGTATATTACATGGCTTCTCTTCACTTGAACAAAAGGGAGGATTCGGATTACCACTTGATCTTGATGATAGTCTACATTTATTAATTGATAGTTTTTTAGCTGGTATTCATAAAATGAAAAACGGGGGATAA
- a CDS encoding glutamate-5-semialdehyde dehydrogenase produces MGEVLVKGKAAKEASFALVDISTEEKNEALAKIADQLIVDQSFIIEENKKDLEAGKQNGLNDSVLDRIMLNEKRIGDMAEAIRLLIDLKDPVGEAIETIEKENGLLIKKNRVPIGVIGMIYEARPNVTVDAATLTLKTGNAVILRGSSSASFSNQALMKSIHKALEKSNVPINAIQLIEDTSRETAKELFHLKEYLDVLIPRGGKNLIDTVVREATVPVLETGAGNCHVFIDETADYKMAESIVVNGKTQRPSVCNAIETILIEEKWFAQHGKDLLEKLANLQVEIYGDETVRSAFNSAKLATEEDWYTEYLALSVSVKVIKNVDEAISHINKYGTNHSEAIVTKNEENATKFLNRVDAAAVYHNASTRFTDGSEFGYGAEIGISTQKLHARGPMGLQALTSSKFFVYGTGQIRN; encoded by the coding sequence ATGGGTGAGGTTTTAGTGAAGGGGAAAGCGGCAAAGGAAGCTAGCTTTGCATTGGTTGATATTTCAACAGAGGAAAAAAACGAAGCATTAGCTAAAATTGCCGATCAATTGATTGTAGATCAAAGTTTTATTATAGAAGAAAATAAGAAAGATCTTGAGGCCGGAAAGCAAAATGGATTGAATGATAGTGTGTTAGATAGAATTATGTTAAATGAAAAAAGAATTGGTGATATGGCTGAGGCAATTCGTTTATTAATTGATCTGAAAGATCCAGTCGGTGAAGCGATTGAAACAATTGAAAAAGAAAATGGTCTGCTTATAAAGAAAAATCGAGTCCCAATTGGTGTTATTGGAATGATATATGAAGCAAGACCAAATGTAACAGTCGATGCTGCTACGTTGACTTTGAAAACAGGGAATGCTGTAATTTTACGTGGCAGCTCTTCAGCTAGCTTTTCAAATCAAGCCTTGATGAAATCAATTCATAAAGCGCTTGAAAAAAGTAATGTTCCAATTAATGCGATACAACTTATTGAAGACACAAGTAGAGAAACAGCAAAAGAGCTATTTCATCTTAAAGAATATTTAGACGTTCTTATTCCACGTGGAGGAAAAAATCTAATTGATACCGTCGTGAGAGAAGCAACAGTACCTGTATTAGAAACAGGTGCAGGAAACTGTCATGTGTTTATTGATGAAACAGCTGATTATAAAATGGCTGAAAGCATTGTAGTTAATGGTAAAACTCAGCGTCCGTCAGTATGTAATGCAATTGAAACTATATTAATAGAAGAAAAATGGTTTGCACAACATGGTAAAGATCTTTTAGAAAAGTTAGCTAATCTCCAGGTTGAAATTTATGGAGATGAGACTGTTCGAAGTGCCTTTAACTCCGCAAAACTAGCTACAGAAGAAGACTGGTACACAGAATACCTTGCATTATCAGTAAGTGTGAAGGTCATTAAAAATGTGGACGAGGCGATTTCTCATATTAATAAATATGGAACAAATCATTCTGAAGCAATTGTGACAAAGAATGAGGAAAATGCAACAAAGTTTCTTAATAGAGTGGATGCTGCAGCTGTTTACCATAACGCTTCAACACGTTTTACAGATGGATCTGAATTTGGTTATGGTGCTGAAATTGGAATCAGTACTCAAAAGTTACACGCCAGAGGCCCTATGGGGTTACAAGCATTAACATCTAGCAAGTTTTTTGTTTATGGCACAGGTCAGATTCGGAATTAA
- a CDS encoding glutathionylspermidine synthase family protein, which yields MSQTFNLTEHQINRKRLYQKLDSFWHDLYESEYALYDIPLMTSEEIEEIRLATNRIGHIFLKMGNLLRSSPDESLLQLDIPKRMLPFIRHRALPIDTVISRVDLVRTSEGLKVLELNSDTPTFEKEVFDVNSFICQEFGVGNPNEGLSEKLGNEMRKALAEALHRSKHDEPPYIVFTSHEGHEEDKFTTIFLKDLANVGANYVPLNKLRIQEGEGPI from the coding sequence ATGTCTCAAACATTTAACCTAACAGAACATCAAATTAACCGAAAAAGATTGTATCAAAAACTCGATTCCTTCTGGCATGACCTTTATGAAAGTGAATATGCATTATATGATATACCCCTTATGACAAGTGAAGAGATCGAGGAAATACGCCTAGCCACAAATCGTATTGGCCATATTTTTTTGAAAATGGGGAATTTACTTAGAAGCTCTCCTGATGAATCTTTGCTTCAGCTTGATATTCCAAAGAGAATGCTGCCGTTCATTCGCCACCGTGCTCTACCAATTGATACAGTAATATCCAGGGTAGATTTAGTCAGAACAAGTGAAGGTTTAAAGGTACTTGAGTTAAATAGCGATACACCAACATTTGAAAAAGAAGTGTTTGATGTGAATAGCTTTATATGCCAAGAATTTGGAGTTGGTAACCCAAATGAGGGGTTGTCCGAAAAGCTTGGAAATGAAATGAGAAAAGCGTTAGCTGAAGCCTTACATCGCAGTAAACATGATGAACCTCCATATATTGTCTTTACCTCCCATGAAGGACATGAGGAAGATAAGTTCACAACAATATTTCTAAAAGATCTTGCAAATGTAGGTGCTAATTATGTTCCATTAAATAAATTAAGGATTCAAGAGGGTGAAGGGCCTATATGA
- a CDS encoding DUF3231 family protein → MKYHHNPMLTSTEISFLWTTYIQDSLAVCLLKHFKLTRQDQDLDPCIEYGLEASNEHLMKLRIIFEKERFPVPIGFKEEDDLYSNAPRLFPDMYMFRLLEHMARAGLTNYAMARSTTYRKDIRKLANDCLTHSANLYDLVIDASENKGILVRSPSMAYPEKNEFVQKAKLFTDGFLDEDRPLLSVEISHLGTNIEASYTVATTLLGYAQVAKDHKLSQLFARGYEIAKKHAEIFSSILRKETVHSPADWDSSITSTTIPGLSDKLMTNHIASMISIGLSNYGTAVGASLRKDLVIHYGRLSLELGKYTEDLAEKMIKHGWMEKPPQIINREELINKD, encoded by the coding sequence ATGAAGTACCACCATAATCCAATGCTTACATCAACAGAGATATCTTTTTTATGGACCACATATATACAAGATTCTCTTGCTGTCTGTTTGTTAAAGCATTTTAAATTAACGAGACAAGATCAGGATTTGGATCCATGTATTGAATACGGCCTAGAGGCTTCAAACGAACATCTTATGAAACTAAGAATAATATTTGAAAAGGAGAGATTTCCTGTTCCAATTGGTTTTAAGGAGGAGGATGATCTTTATAGTAATGCGCCAAGATTGTTTCCAGATATGTATATGTTTAGATTGCTTGAACATATGGCACGTGCAGGATTAACAAATTATGCAATGGCTAGATCTACTACATATCGAAAGGATATTAGAAAATTAGCGAATGATTGTTTGACCCATTCAGCCAATCTCTATGATTTAGTTATAGATGCTTCTGAAAACAAAGGAATATTAGTAAGAAGCCCGTCAATGGCATATCCTGAAAAAAACGAATTTGTTCAAAAAGCAAAACTCTTTACGGATGGTTTTCTTGATGAAGATCGACCACTATTAAGTGTGGAAATATCCCACTTAGGAACAAATATTGAAGCTAGCTATACTGTAGCAACTACTCTACTAGGCTATGCACAAGTTGCAAAAGATCATAAACTAAGCCAGCTTTTTGCTAGAGGATATGAAATTGCAAAGAAGCATGCTGAAATTTTTTCATCAATTCTTCGGAAAGAAACAGTTCACTCGCCAGCAGATTGGGACAGTTCAATAACTAGTACAACAATCCCGGGTTTATCTGATAAATTAATGACAAATCATATAGCATCAATGATAAGTATCGGTTTGAGTAACTATGGTACAGCTGTAGGGGCGAGTCTACGGAAAGATCTTGTTATACATTATGGAAGGCTTTCTCTAGAACTGGGTAAATATACAGAGGATTTAGCTGAGAAAATGATTAAACACGGATGGATGGAAAAACCACCGCAAATTATTAATAGGGAAGAATTAATAAATAAAGATTGA